The following nucleotide sequence is from Streptomyces brevispora.
GGCTGGAGACGCTCGGGGTCGGGGTGCTCGGGTACGGCACCGACCGGTTCCCCGGCTTCTATCTGAGCAGTTCGGGCGAACCGGTCGACTGGACCGTGCGCTCTCCCGAGGAGGTCGCCGAGGTGATGGGCGCGCAGGACGCGCTCGGCGGTCCCGGGGCGGCGCTGATCGTCGCCAACCCCGTACCGGAGGATGAGCAGTTGGATCCCGCCCTGCACGACCGGGTGCTGGCCGAGGCGCTGGAATCGTGCCGGGAGCTCGGCATCGCGGGGCAGGCCGTCACGCCCTATCTCCTCGACCAGCTGATGCGGCGGACCGGCGGCGCGTCGCTGGAGGCCAACCTGGCGGCCGTCCGCGGCAATGTGGCGCTCGCCGCCCGGATCGCCACCGCCTGGGCCGCCCGGTGACCGGTGGTCTGCTCGTCGTCGGTGACGTCGTCACGGATGTGGTGGCCCGGTACGGGTCGGCGCTGCTCCACGGTACGGACACGGCGGCCAGCATCCGGACCCGGCCGGGCGGCGCGGGCGCCAACGTGGCCTGCTGGGCGGCGCGTTCGGGCTGCCGGGAGGTGCGGCTGCTGGCCCGGGTCGGTGCCGACTCCGCGGCCTGGCACGGGACCTGCTGCGGCGCTCGGGTGTGCGCGGACTGCTGGCCGTGGACGACAGGGCCCCGACCGGCACGGTCGTCGCCCTGGTCGACTCCGCCGCCGAACGCACCTTCCTCACCGACAGCGGCGCGGTCCTGCGGCTCTCGCCCGACGACTGGTCGCCGTCGATGCTCGACGGAATCGACCGGCTCCACCTCTCCGGCTACCTCCTCTTCGCCGCGACGAGCCGTGCGACGGCCCTGCTCGCGCTGCGGGAGGCCGAGCGGCGGAACATCCCGGTGAGCGTCGACCCGGCTTCGGTGGGGTTCCTGGCCGAGCTGGGCGTCGACCGGTTCCTGGCCCTGGTCGAGGGCGTGGATCTGCTGCTGCCCAATGCGGACGAGGCCCGTCTGCTGACCGGCCTCCCCGAACCCGCGGACGCCGCGGCCAAGTTGAGCCTGCTGGTCGGCCAGGTCGTCGTCACCCTGGGCCGGGACGGCGTCCTGCTGGCCACGGGGGGCGCGGTGACCGGCCGCGTTCCGGCCGAACCGGTGCGGGACCCGGTGGACTCCACGGGGGCGGGCGACGCGTTCACCGGCGGCTTCCTCGCGGCGCGACTGGCGGGCGGCGACGCCGCGACGGCCGCCGCGGCGGGGTGCCGTTCGGGGGCGCAAGCCGTCATGGCCGTGGGCGGGCGGCCGCCCCTGACCGAGGGCGGACGGTGAGCGCGGCCCACGGGAGCCGAGAACCCCCGCCGCCCCTACCCGTCCCGCCGCAGCCCCGTCCAGGCGGGATGGCGCGGGTCGTCGGCCCGGACGACCGCGTCCGCGCTCCCGGCGGGCGCCACCTCGTCCTCGTACCGCGTGAAGGCGGGCAGCGTCCACTGCTCGTCCTCCTCCGTGCGCCGCCGCAGCGCCCCCGGCGACAGCCGCAGATGAACACTCAGGTCGAACGGGAACCAGTGCCCCAGCAGCAACGGCCCGTGCACCACCAGCACCCCGCCCTCCGGCAGGAGCCGGTAGGGGCTCCGCGTGGCCCGGTCCGTCGCCGGATCCCAGAGATCGGGCAGCACCCGCCCGCTGCCGCCCGGCTCCAGCGGCCCGAACACCTCGCGCCACAGCGCTCCGGTGTCGAACCAGCTGCCGTAGTACGAGTCGGGGTCCCGTTTGCCGTACTCGTACCGCAGGCTGGCCGGCCGCAGGAATCCCGCGGTGGACACCGGGAGCACGGCCCGGCCGCGCAGCCGCAGCGACTGTGCGACCGACTCGGCGAGCGCGCCGGTGCGGGCGGCCGGGGCACCGTCGACGGCGACCTTGAGCCAGGGCCCGCCGTCGGACGGTTTCAGCGCGTCGATGTGTGCGGCGAGCGCGTCCGCCAGCCGTTCCCAGGTGATCGCTTCGAATCGCACGTGTCCATCATCGCCCCGTCGCGGTGAGGGTGTCCGCAGAACGCGTTCTGACGCGCTATCACGACGACGTGACGTTCAGCTCCCCCATGATCGCGCGGTTCACCTGCAACCCCTCCGGCACCGTGCGCGGCAAGAACGAGCTGCGCGCGTACCGCACGCGCGGGCTCGAACTCATCCACGACCTCGAGTTCGAGGTGATGGACGTCCGGGTGAGCGTCGACACGCTGGTGATCGACTACCGCAACCAGATCGGCGGGCGGGTGTCCGAGCTGCTGACCTTCCGGGACGGACTGGTGATCGGCGGCCTCGGCGCGTACGGGGAGACACTCGCCCACTGACGGCCGGCACCCGGCGGCACGGTGGCCGGCCGGGACGGCATGGGCGGGCCTCAGCCCCGCTTCACTTCTTCTTGCCGCAGTCCACGGCGTCGGCGTCGTCGGAGAGTTCGCTGCCCTCGGGCAACAGATAGGTCACCCAGAGGACGACGGGCTCGGTCCCCAGATTGCGCCCGATGTGGCGGTGCTTCGCCCCGGACGGCTCGATGAAGGACGTCCCGGCGGGCGTCACCTCGACCGAGCAGTCGTCCAGCGTGCGCGTCAGCGTCCCCTGCTTGACGACCGCGATCAGCTGACCGCGATGGGTGTGCCAGCCGGTGGAGCCGCCCGGCTCGACGGTGATCGTACGGAAGGTGACATCGGTACGGCCCTTCGGCGTCTTCACCTTCAGCTTGCCCGGCGATGTGCCCTCCGCGACGACGGTGCCGCTCACACCACTGCCGGGGGTGGCGATGGCCGCCGACGGTACGAAGCCGAGCGCTGCCACGCCGCCCCCGATGACAAACGCCTTGCCCAGCCGCCCCCGCAACCCGCGCGCCCCCTGCGACATCTGTCGGCGCCCCGGCTCTTGCCGCCCCTGTTGTCCGCCAAGCCTCATGGGCAACTCCTCTGCATCGGTGTCCCGGACATCCCAAATACCCCGACGCTACCCAGAAGTTGACCGGGCGAACCATCCCGTCCCCGTCGTCATTCGCCACGCAACTCCGCGACCAGCAGCCCCTCGCCGGACACCTCGATCCGCCCGTCCTTCACCGCCTCGGCGAACGTCGTCTCACCGCGTCCCAGCGCGAGGCAGAGCTCGGCGTCGAGCACGATGCGCGCATCGGCGTGAGCGGCGGGACCGTCACCGTAGACCGCGCCCCCGGCCGCCCGCGTCCCCGTACGGACATGGAACACGCCCTCGTCGAGGTGTACGTCGAGCACTCCGTCACCGACCGGCGCCCCGGGTCGGTTCAGCGCGCGCAGCAGCGGGAGCGCGAACCAGTGCGCCCGGACCGCGTCCGTGGGCCGCCGCTCCGCGAGGGCGGGCGCCCCCCATTCGGCGAGTGCGGCGAGGACGGGGAGCAGCCCGTGACCGCGCTCGGTGAGTTCGTAGACCGAGGCGGCGGCGGGCGGCGGCAGTTTGCGGCGGGTGGCCAGTCCGCCCTGCTCCATGTCCTTCAGCCGGGAGGCGAGGACATCGGTACTGACGCCGGGCAGGTCGGCATGCAGATCGGTGTACCGGCGGGGACCGGCCAGCAGTTCACGGACGATCAGCAGGGTCCACCGGTCTCCGACGGCGTCCAGCGCACGGGCGCCGGCACAGAACTGATCGTAACTCCGGCGGCGGGCCGGGCGGGTTGCGGGCTGTTGCTGACGTGGCATGAGACGCAGTCTAGACATGTTGTTGGACTTTCCAAGCTCAAGCTTGGTAAAACCAAGTATCGCAATCGGGTCGGGGAGGCAGCACCGCATGGAATTCCGCCAGTCCAGCAAGCTCAACGAGGTCTGTTACGAGATCCGGGGCCCGGTCATCGAGCACGCCAACGCCCTTGAGGAGGCGGGCCACAGCGTGCTCCGCCTCAACACGGGCAACCCGGCGCTGTTCGGTTTCGAGGCGCCCGAGGAGATCGTCCAGGACATGATCCGGATGCTCCCGCAGGCGCACGGCTACACCGACTCACGTGGCATCCTGTCCGCCCGCCGGGCCGTGGCGCAGCGCTACCAGGCGATGGGGCTCACCGAGGTCGGCGTGGACGACATCTTCCTCGGCAACGGTGTGTCCGAGCTGATCTCCATGGCGGTGCAGGGGCTGCTGGAGGACGGTGACGAGGTGCTGATCCCGTCGCCGGACTACCCGCTGTGGACCGCGGTGACGACACTGGCCGGCGGGAAGGCCGTGCACTACATGTGCGACGAGGCCTCGGACTGGAACCCCGACCTGGCCGACATGGCGTCGAAGATCACCGACCGGACCAGGGCCGTCGTGATCATCAACCCGAACAATCCGACCGGTGCCGTCTACCCGCGCGAGGTCCTCGAGTCCATCCTCGATCTGGCTCGCAGGCACGGTCTGATGGTGTTCGCCGACGAGATCTACGACCAGATCCTCTACGACGACGCCGAGCACCACAGCGTGGCGGTGCTCGCCCCCGACCTGGTCTGTCTCACCTTCAGTGGTCTCTCCAAGACGTACCGCGTGGCCGGCTTCCGTTCGGGCTGGATGGTGGTGTCCGGTCCGAAGCAGCACGCGCGCAGCTATCTGGAGGGGCTGACCATGCTCGCCTCCATGCGGCTGTGTCCCAATGCCCCCGCGCAG
It contains:
- a CDS encoding uridine kinase, with the protein product MRFEAITWERLADALAAHIDALKPSDGGPWLKVAVDGAPAARTGALAESVAQSLRLRGRAVLPVSTAGFLRPASLRYEYGKRDPDSYYGSWFDTGALWREVFGPLEPGGSGRVLPDLWDPATDRATRSPYRLLPEGGVLVVHGPLLLGHWFPFDLSVHLRLSPGALRRRTEEDEQWTLPAFTRYEDEVAPAGSADAVVRADDPRHPAWTGLRRDG
- a CDS encoding nuclear transport factor 2 family protein — its product is MTFSSPMIARFTCNPSGTVRGKNELRAYRTRGLELIHDLEFEVMDVRVSVDTLVIDYRNQIGGRVSELLTFRDGLVIGGLGAYGETLAH
- a CDS encoding cupin domain-containing protein; protein product: MSQGARGLRGRLGKAFVIGGGVAALGFVPSAAIATPGSGVSGTVVAEGTSPGKLKVKTPKGRTDVTFRTITVEPGGSTGWHTHRGQLIAVVKQGTLTRTLDDCSVEVTPAGTSFIEPSGAKHRHIGRNLGTEPVVLWVTYLLPEGSELSDDADAVDCGKKK
- a CDS encoding winged helix-turn-helix transcriptional regulator, which translates into the protein MPRQQQPATRPARRRSYDQFCAGARALDAVGDRWTLLIVRELLAGPRRYTDLHADLPGVSTDVLASRLKDMEQGGLATRRKLPPPAAASVYELTERGHGLLPVLAALAEWGAPALAERRPTDAVRAHWFALPLLRALNRPGAPVGDGVLDVHLDEGVFHVRTGTRAAGGAVYGDGPAAHADARIVLDAELCLALGRGETTFAEAVKDGRIEVSGEGLLVAELRGE
- a CDS encoding pyridoxal phosphate-dependent aminotransferase is translated as MEFRQSSKLNEVCYEIRGPVIEHANALEEAGHSVLRLNTGNPALFGFEAPEEIVQDMIRMLPQAHGYTDSRGILSARRAVAQRYQAMGLTEVGVDDIFLGNGVSELISMAVQGLLEDGDEVLIPSPDYPLWTAVTTLAGGKAVHYMCDEASDWNPDLADMASKITDRTRAVVIINPNNPTGAVYPREVLESILDLARRHGLMVFADEIYDQILYDDAEHHSVAVLAPDLVCLTFSGLSKTYRVAGFRSGWMVVSGPKQHARSYLEGLTMLASMRLCPNAPAQYAIQAALGGRQSIRELVVPGGRLYEQRNRAWEKLNEIPGVSCVKPRGALYAFPRIDPKVHPLVDDEKFVLDLLLREKIQVVQGTGFNWPRPDHFRILTLPYADDLDAAISRIGRFLTGYRQ